A stretch of the Hydra vulgaris chromosome 09, alternate assembly HydraT2T_AEP genome encodes the following:
- the LOC136085472 gene encoding zinc finger MYM-type protein 1-like codes for MLIISKDKNNKWRSGVRDLKGLSKKIKSHANSLKYIEACQLYDHWKQNRALNENTETLIRHKASFWKMVLERGHSEVLADEIYNGNFLSHVYLLSKYDDTMKQVLNKPKGTTNLSPAIQNELTQLKMYLEQLSLIFRYVHIIRKQDTQPCQLAIKETFFDFYEIKDHSAVGLTNQLLLLFENKGIDLKKCRGQGYDGANVMSGIYNGVQKKINNIQPSAQYVYCASHNLNLVINDAVSGCREVNNFFIILQEIYSFFSNSIRRWDLLSNFNGESEVTFKKLNPTRWSSRINSLLAIKLRFLDIVKTLTEISLKYLKRVEQTEALKLRDKVSNFEFVFICFVMYHILTNVNYASKNLQKKYIDLYEAATLFGTLKFKLKDFRSNYDLFKLETFTICSKWKIKPTFKVKRQSKYARRFDDLSGSDLNECAEKIFQIVVFYRTIDIVNVQISDRFTGIEKLSNLFNFLQLQNFIKLSEDDLIKSVKLLQHSYPDDLTKQFPAQLINAITFIKNDITEARTLKDIADILLIKYSFMECDFSDVNTPILLLMTIPVTVASAERSFSKLKIIKSYLRNCMSQERLKHCAILAIETEKAQTLELDKFYEIFLNLQQFKNIIVNEVTCLGMNQSKE; via the exons ATGTTGattatttcaaaagataaaaataacaaatggcGATCTGGAGTTCGAGACTTGAAAGGGCTaagtaaaaagataaaaagtcatGCTAATAGCCTAAAATATATTGAAGCATGTCAATTATACGATCATTGGAAACAAAACAGGGCACTTAATGAGAATACAGAGACACTAATTCGTCATAAAGCTTCATTTTGGAAGATGGTATTGGAAAG AGGTCATAGTGAAGTGTTGGCAGATGAAATTTACAATGGCAATTTTTTGTCTCATGTTTATTTGCTGTCAAAGTACGACGATACAATGAAACAAGTACTCAATAAGCCTAAAGGCACTACAAATCTTAGTCCAGCTATCCAAAATGAA ttGACACAACTCAAGATGTATCTAGaacaattaagtttaatttttcgATACGTTCACATAATTCGCAAACAGGACACTCAACCTTGTCAATTAGCgattaaagaaacattttttgatttttatgaaataaaggaTCATTCGGCAGTAGGTTTAACCAatcaattgttattattgtttgaaaataaaggaatagatttaaaaaagtgcCGTGGTCAAGGATATGACGGCGCTAATGTGATGAGCGGCATTTATAACGgagttcagaaaaaaataaataatattcagCCGTCTGCACAATATGTTTATTGTGCGAGTCACAATTTAAACCTGGTTATAAATGATGCTGTTTCTGGTTGTAGagaagtaaacaatttttttataattttacaagaaATTTACTCCTTTTTTAGCAACAGTATTAGAAGATGGGATTTGCTATCAAATTTTAACGGTGAGTCGgaagtaacatttaaaaaattaaacccaACAAGATGGTCTTCAAGAATTAATTCTTTATTAGCTATAAAGTTACGCTTTTTAGATATAGTTAAAACTTTAActgaaatttctttaaaatatttgaaaagagtagaacaaactGAAGCTCTAAAGTTAAGGGACAAAGTATCAAactttgaatttgtttttatttgcttcGTTATGTATCACAtattaacaaatgtaaattatgcttcaaaaaacttacaaaaaaagtaCATAGATCTATACGAAGCGGCCACGTTATTTGGTACACTGAAATTcaagttaaaagattttagatcAAATTacgatttatttaaattagagaCTTTTACTATTTGCAGTAAGTGGAAAATAAAACCAACATTTAAGGTTAAAAGGCAATCCAAATATGCGAGACGTTTTGATGATTTAAGTGGTAGTGATTTAAACGAATGcgctgaaaaaatatttcaaattgttgttttttataggACCATAGATATTGTTAACGTACAAATAAGTGATAGATTTACTGGAATAGAAAAactttcaaatctttttaattttttgcaacttcaaaattttataaaattgtctGAAGATGATCTAATTAAATCAGTTAAATTATTGCAACATAGTTACCCAGACGATTTGACAAAACAATTTCCAGCCCAATTAATTAATGCaatcacttttattaaaaatgacatcaCAGAAGCAAGAACATTAAAAGATATAGCTGACATACTGCTCATCAAATACAGTTTTATGGAGTGCGATTTTTCAGATGTAAACACACCAATATTGCTATTGATGACAATACCTGTGACAGTTGCAAGTGCTGAAAGATCTTTCAGCAAATtaaagattatcaaatcatATTTAAGAAATTGCATGTCTCAGGAGCGTCTCAAACATTGTGCAATTTTGGCAATAGAGACCGAAAAAGCACAAACATTAGAATTAGATAAA ttctacgaaatatttttaaatcttcaacaatttaaaaatattattgtaaatgag GTAACGTGTTTAGGAATGAATCAGTCTAAAGAATAA
- the LOC100214043 gene encoding TPR-containing protein DDB_G0280363: MIILKSTTQDKLMHVHLDNEKFCNGHAPIQYSPNVVRNNIFQGISKEAQNATQQSFLMKNQRTHAINDIQSQMIASKIPLCLVQDIYGKLHQLVYMIPQNLYDQFSSNVQTGKKVTLRSHYETLQNQKNDKVNTSESKESYSCSVNIKDQSSQRQCLTPDQTNKESYRAQQHEALNHQHQILLQHQNHQQQMFQYQIMQLEYQKQQHELQNRKQQQQQVQHQQQLHMQYRQQSPQNFLLSFESQSTAHSNTSSVQGKVNLQELQTSPRQNVLKHQDQELHIEIPLQQKCLKANVSCNTSCSPSCNTRIEEVDFLAELQNDLKKKTPDNSYELLINKSSDRMQSSTLDKLDLSKTPNKSNPLNLNQDKPDSTNEQSVCNVDLQIDNSLRKRKNSTRSDFESEIKKSNSIVDSPKIDFNEMFVKISPTSDDTSIDSSDTSASDESQDLLWNLFMDEISSTSNDSDIFISEDFDFFDNEKHKTLDESFSMDFKESKDYSSNYSSRNDNNNRDHLDQFDLFQHILM, encoded by the coding sequence atgataatactAAAAAGCACAACACAAGACAAATTGATGCATGTTCATCTTGACAATGAGAAGTTTTGTAATGGTCACGCACCAATTCAGTACTCACCTAATGTTGTccgaaataatatttttcaaggTATTTCTAAGGAAGCACAAAATGCAactcaacaaagttttttgatgaaaaatcaGAGAACGCACGCTATTAACGATATTCAATCACAAATGATTGCCTCAAAAATCCCGCTTTGTCTTGTTCAAGATATTTACGGCAAATTACACCAGTTAGTATATATGATACCTCAAAACCTTTACGATCAGTTTTCTAGTAACGTTCAAACTGGAAAAAAAGTAACCTTACGATCACACTATGAAACTctgcaaaatcaaaaaaacgaTAAAGTTAATACCAGTGAAAGCAAAGAAAGTTACTCTTGTTCGGTAAATATCAAAGATCAGTCAAGTCAACGACAATGTTTAACACCTGATCAAACTAATAAAGAAAGTTATAGAGCGCAGCAACATGAAGCTCTAAATCATCAGCatcaaattttattacagcatCAAAATCATCAACAGCAAATGTTCCAGTATCAAATAATGCAACTTGAATATCAAAAGCAACAACACGAACTGCAAAATCGGAAGCAACAGCAGCAACAAGTTCAGCATCAACAACAATTGCATATGCAATATAGACAACAATcaccacaaaattttttgttatcgtTTGAGTCTCAAAGCACGGCTCACTCAAACACGTCATCTGTGCAAGGTAAAGTTAATCTTCAAGAACTGCAAACTTCCCCGCGTCAAAATGTTCTAAAACATCAAGATCAAGAGTTGCATATAGAGATACCGTtgcaacaaaaatgtttaaaagcaaaTGTTAGTTGTAATACGAGTTGTAGTCCTAGTTGTAATACTCGTATTGAAGAAGTTGACTTTTTAGCAGAacttcaaaatgatttaaagaaaaaaacacccGATAATAGTTAcgaattattaataaacaaaagttcCGATAGAATGCAATCAAGTACGCTTGATAAGTTAGATTTGAGTAAAACACCTAATAAATCTAACCCGTTAAATTTAAACCAGGATAAACCGGATAGCACAAACGAGCAATCTGTTTGTAACGTTGATTTGCAAATAGACAACAGTttacgaaaaagaaaaaattcaactaGATCTGATTTTGAGAGCGAAATCAAGAAAAGTAATTCAATTGTTGATAGcccaaaaattgattttaacgaaatgtttgtaaaaatatcTCCGACAAGTGATGATACATCAATAGACAGTAGCGATACATCAGCATCTGATGAAAGTCAAGATTTACTTTGGAATTTATTTATGGACGAAATTTCGTCAACATCAAATGACtctgatatatttatatctgAAGACTTTGACTTCTTTgataatgaaaaacataaaactttagaTGAAAGTTTTAGTATGGACTTCAAAGAATCAAAAGATTATTCCAGCAACTATAGTAGCAGAAACGATAATAATAACCGCGACCACTTAGATCAGTTTGATTTGTTTCAGCATATACTAATGTAA